One stretch of Rhodoferax lithotrophicus DNA includes these proteins:
- a CDS encoding NAD-dependent epimerase/dehydratase family protein, with the protein MIVAITGGTGFIGRKLVVRHLVQGHEVRVLSRRKDVEPGAKLCSGDLSNTDALRSFADGADILYHCAGEIRDETRMHAVHLEGTQHLIDAASGRIGRWVQLSSVGAYGRQRGGIVTEQTEPHPTGIYEVTKVLSDELVSAASHGGAFEHMVLRPSNVYGAEMSNQSLFGLISMIRCGRFFFIGAPGASANYIHVDNVVEALMLCGTKPEADGQIYNLSDHRTMEQFVAVIAKSLGRPIPSLRVPEWSIRLLARLLSGIPGFPLTESRIDALTGRAIYSTEKIENELAYRHPVSMEVGLNELVQTWQHKITG; encoded by the coding sequence ATGATCGTTGCCATCACAGGCGGAACCGGATTCATTGGCCGGAAGTTGGTTGTGCGCCATTTGGTACAAGGGCATGAGGTGCGCGTGCTTTCGCGGAGGAAAGACGTCGAGCCCGGTGCGAAGCTATGCTCCGGCGACCTGTCGAACACCGATGCATTGCGATCATTCGCGGACGGTGCGGATATCCTGTACCACTGCGCCGGAGAGATCCGTGATGAGACGCGTATGCACGCGGTACATTTGGAGGGGACGCAACACCTGATCGATGCCGCGAGCGGTCGGATCGGTCGCTGGGTTCAGCTTAGCAGCGTAGGTGCATACGGCAGACAGCGCGGGGGCATTGTGACCGAGCAGACTGAACCTCATCCGACTGGCATCTACGAGGTTACAAAAGTATTGTCGGACGAATTGGTGAGTGCCGCATCGCACGGCGGCGCATTCGAGCATATGGTCTTGCGACCATCGAATGTGTACGGTGCGGAGATGAGCAATCAATCCCTCTTCGGCCTGATTAGCATGATTCGGTGCGGGCGCTTCTTCTTTATCGGCGCACCCGGCGCGTCGGCAAACTATATACATGTCGATAACGTGGTGGAGGCGCTGATGCTGTGTGGCACAAAACCGGAAGCTGATGGACAGATATACAACCTGTCAGATCATCGCACTATGGAACAATTCGTCGCAGTCATTGCGAAATCGCTCGGGAGGCCAATCCCCTCGCTTAGAGTGCCTGAGTGGTCAATCAGGCTGCTGGCAAGGTTGCTGAGCGGCATCCCGGGATTCCCATTGACAGAGTCGCGCATCGATGCGCTGACCGGAAGAGCCATCTATTCCACCGAAAAAATAGAAAACGAACTAGCCTACAGACATCCCGTATCAATGGAAGTCGGCCTAAATGAACTGGTGCAAACTTGGCAGCACAAAATTACTGGATGA
- a CDS encoding heparinase II/III domain-containing protein produces the protein MKFIPSSIQRILADYSLKKFLCYAAFPAHWAKLYALKLQANTEKRLFENHVLQWQQTNEPRPSSPRYIFQPWLRSEPAPSFELAGDGLVVNRDSADPEIRMREDRLGWALHLHAHDGTAAWTAVEKWLAERWEKGLACRGAYSISERVGNLILLWNIHAPQPALGAQIVRMLEQDTDYLLAHLEYHGEAGTNNHILNNARALILAGAFLNTGSFYEVGCWLMENQLAKHVAEDGVVREASTHYQWVITRWMVEVGCAFHFMDQARFHQLRPRLHNMLQVCDAMLLGEDGANYMPLLGDISPDFPPRLYGGMTRFGYALLCSGDEEQNDKVSASGFWSQFFVGRMQPTQQSWQALDNSWVRIRNHGWSLIAHVDVHPDDSRSTHGHHDLFSFELAFGGQPVIVDAGRGNYLAGRDREAAGILEEWHNTIMVNGRRTGFVPRGYMPISWLKRIRTAPRVSAESQRLEIRLDAPHEVPGISCIQRTWLWADERTAIVTNRVRKELVSQASIKLVLYVMGQVSEAEGGLRLQIGTNSFLLCWNGLDMPVLKDAVRYAAYDVPEPCTRLEWIVISQDSDWESDFKISALESIE, from the coding sequence ATGAAATTTATTCCAAGTTCGATTCAGAGAATTCTTGCGGATTATTCCCTGAAAAAATTTCTGTGCTACGCTGCATTCCCTGCACATTGGGCAAAGCTGTATGCCTTGAAACTTCAGGCCAACACCGAAAAACGCCTGTTCGAAAACCATGTCCTGCAATGGCAGCAAACCAATGAGCCGCGCCCGTCGAGCCCGCGCTATATATTTCAGCCGTGGTTGCGCTCAGAGCCTGCACCTTCATTCGAATTGGCGGGTGACGGGCTGGTGGTAAACAGGGACTCTGCCGACCCTGAAATTCGCATGCGCGAGGATAGACTGGGATGGGCATTGCATTTGCACGCGCATGATGGAACCGCCGCATGGACGGCCGTAGAAAAATGGTTAGCAGAAAGATGGGAAAAGGGTCTGGCCTGTCGTGGTGCCTACTCCATTTCGGAAAGAGTCGGCAACTTGATCTTGCTGTGGAATATTCATGCGCCGCAGCCTGCACTGGGCGCGCAAATCGTGCGCATGTTGGAACAGGATACGGATTATCTTCTGGCCCACCTTGAATACCACGGCGAAGCAGGAACAAACAATCACATCCTGAACAATGCCAGGGCACTGATATTGGCTGGAGCCTTTTTGAATACAGGTAGCTTCTACGAAGTCGGATGCTGGTTGATGGAAAATCAGCTGGCCAAACATGTCGCAGAAGACGGCGTAGTGCGGGAAGCCTCCACCCATTATCAATGGGTCATCACCCGGTGGATGGTGGAAGTGGGCTGCGCATTTCACTTTATGGATCAAGCGCGTTTCCATCAACTGCGCCCCCGGTTACACAACATGCTCCAAGTGTGCGATGCCATGCTGTTGGGTGAGGATGGCGCGAACTACATGCCGCTGCTGGGTGATATTTCTCCCGACTTTCCACCGCGACTGTATGGCGGAATGACTCGCTTCGGCTATGCGCTTTTGTGCAGCGGCGATGAGGAACAGAATGACAAGGTTTCGGCAAGCGGTTTTTGGTCGCAATTCTTTGTCGGGCGGATGCAGCCGACGCAGCAGAGCTGGCAAGCACTGGACAACAGCTGGGTGCGCATCAGAAATCATGGCTGGTCATTGATTGCCCACGTCGATGTGCATCCCGACGACAGTCGCTCAACGCACGGGCATCATGATCTGTTCTCGTTTGAATTAGCCTTCGGTGGGCAGCCAGTTATTGTCGATGCGGGAAGAGGGAATTACCTTGCTGGCCGCGACCGTGAGGCGGCGGGAATTCTGGAAGAATGGCACAACACGATCATGGTGAACGGCAGAAGGACTGGATTTGTGCCGAGAGGCTATATGCCGATTTCATGGCTGAAAAGAATTCGTACTGCTCCCCGTGTTTCGGCAGAAAGCCAGCGGCTCGAAATTCGGCTGGACGCACCGCATGAAGTGCCGGGAATTTCATGCATTCAAAGAACTTGGTTATGGGCCGACGAGCGAACTGCCATTGTGACCAATCGCGTGCGAAAAGAACTTGTGTCGCAGGCCAGCATAAAACTCGTGCTCTACGTGATGGGGCAAGTTAGCGAAGCGGAGGGCGGACTCAGGCTGCAAATCGGCACGAACAGCTTTCTGTTGTGCTGGAACGGGCTGGACATGCCCGTGCTGAAGGATGCCGTCAGATATGCCGCCTACGATGTGCCAGAACCATGCACAAGGCTGGAATGGATTGTGATCAGCCAGGACAGTGATTGGGAGTCAGATTTCAAAATCAGCGCATTGGAAAGCATCGAGTGA
- a CDS encoding oxidoreductase produces MQLADKVIVVTGGAGFLGAKFCAAIAEQGGIAVVADVDAATAERVAVQITATCPGRAEAVVLDITSAASINALIRDLQQKHGRIDALVNNAYPRNREYGKKLEEVTYDSFCENVGLHLGGYFLTAQQFSLYFRQHGGGNIINMSSIYGTMTPRFEVYADTPMTMPVEYAAIKSAINQLTRYFAQYFKGDGIRVNSLSPGGILDGQPEPFLRKYNIHCSSKGMLDPQDVCGSLMYLLSDASLYVTGHNLLVDDGFSL; encoded by the coding sequence ATGCAGTTGGCTGACAAAGTAATCGTTGTTACAGGGGGGGCGGGGTTTCTCGGAGCGAAATTCTGTGCCGCAATCGCAGAGCAGGGCGGCATCGCCGTTGTCGCTGATGTTGATGCGGCGACGGCCGAACGTGTGGCCGTGCAAATTACCGCAACCTGTCCGGGGCGAGCCGAAGCGGTCGTTTTGGATATAACCAGCGCGGCATCCATCAATGCGCTTATCCGCGATCTACAACAAAAACATGGGCGCATCGATGCGCTGGTGAACAATGCCTATCCGCGCAATCGGGAGTATGGGAAAAAACTGGAAGAGGTCACCTACGATAGTTTTTGCGAAAACGTTGGTTTGCATTTGGGTGGATATTTTCTGACTGCGCAGCAATTCAGTCTGTATTTTCGGCAACATGGCGGCGGCAACATAATAAACATGTCTTCGATCTACGGCACGATGACACCGCGCTTCGAAGTTTATGCCGATACGCCCATGACCATGCCGGTCGAATATGCGGCAATCAAATCGGCGATCAACCAGTTAACCCGCTATTTCGCACAATATTTCAAAGGTGATGGCATACGGGTGAACAGCCTGAGTCCGGGCGGAATTCTGGATGGACAACCCGAGCCATTCCTGCGCAAGTACAACATACATTGCAGCAGCAAAGGCATGCTGGATCCGCAGGATGTGTGCGGTAGCCTGATGTATTTGCTATCGGATGCGTCGCTGTATGTGACCGGGCATAACTTGCTGGTGGATGACGGGTTCTCTCTGTGA
- a CDS encoding glycosyltransferase, with translation MSKQTIPGLVSLIVASYNHAEYLAQRMESLIGQTYQNIEILVIEDCSPDNSLEVLRRYESHPKVKLIVREKNGGWVAVSNQGIELSKGEFILFANCDDDCEPRMIEKLIVAMRAYPTAGIAFCRSLMVDESDRIMGDDYEIREKSFQDRCSSDTLLTGAEMSRFLLHSCVIPNLSAALMRRECFETVGNLSPSYRANSDWDLFFRIAEKYDVAYVAESLNKFRQHQTTIRSLTKGRITYEEFFRLLLGQIKLLNMTFIERCHYRSRVMYLWGTHLFSQPWIGLRNFPYHLGRIIQLDPVALVFFIPGLIMGVAKAAEKVWGLLSRTKPV, from the coding sequence GTGAGCAAGCAGACGATTCCGGGATTGGTCAGCCTGATCGTGGCCAGCTATAACCATGCAGAGTATCTCGCGCAACGCATGGAAAGCCTGATTGGGCAGACTTACCAAAATATTGAAATTCTGGTGATCGAGGATTGCTCTCCCGATAACAGTCTTGAAGTGTTGCGCCGGTACGAATCCCATCCAAAAGTAAAATTGATTGTCCGCGAAAAGAATGGAGGATGGGTCGCGGTCAGCAATCAAGGGATTGAACTGTCAAAGGGCGAGTTTATACTGTTCGCCAATTGCGACGACGATTGCGAACCGCGCATGATCGAAAAACTGATAGTTGCGATGCGTGCGTATCCGACGGCGGGCATTGCATTTTGCCGCAGCCTGATGGTGGATGAAAGTGATCGCATCATGGGTGACGACTATGAGATCAGGGAAAAATCGTTCCAGGACAGATGCTCATCCGACACCTTGCTGACCGGCGCAGAAATGAGCCGTTTCCTGTTGCATTCTTGCGTCATCCCGAATCTGAGCGCGGCATTGATGCGCCGTGAATGTTTTGAAACCGTTGGCAATCTCTCTCCGTCCTACCGAGCCAATAGCGACTGGGACCTATTCTTCAGGATCGCGGAAAAATATGATGTGGCTTACGTCGCAGAGTCGTTGAATAAATTCAGGCAGCACCAGACCACCATACGCAGCCTGACCAAGGGGCGCATCACTTACGAAGAATTCTTCCGCTTGCTGCTCGGCCAAATCAAGTTACTGAATATGACTTTTATCGAGCGTTGCCATTATCGATCACGTGTGATGTACTTGTGGGGGACGCATTTGTTTTCCCAGCCTTGGATAGGATTGCGCAATTTCCCCTACCACTTGGGGAGAATCATCCAGTTAGACCCTGTGGCATTGGTATTCTTCATTCCCGGTTTGATTATGGGGGTAGCCAAGGCTGCAGAAAAAGTATGGGGGCTGCTGAGCCGCACCAAACCTGTTTGA
- a CDS encoding NAD-dependent epimerase/dehydratase family protein has protein sequence MNILITGGAGFIGSRLANHLVASGHRVIVLDNLSPQIHGAEPESSPLFRSLERQVEFIRGSVTQRADLMRALAGVDTVVHLAAETGTGQSMYAIQHYSDVNIGGTALLLDVIANERLPIRKIVAASSRAVYGEGRYSCPKHGNVYPASRAAERMEKGDFSVYCPHCGTAAEMIPTDEETPVHPVSVYGITKLTQEQMVLTVGKSLGISAITFRYQNVYGPGQSLSNPYTGILSIFSTRIRNGSGINIFEDGKESRDFVFIDDVVQATAKAVEYEQPLADVFNVGSGVATDVLTIANTLQALLGSAVPTQVTGQFRLGDIRHNVADLAKVRQVLGFEPSVSIEEGLRQFVAWVKGEQIQTDRYEESLKELKAKGLFK, from the coding sequence ATGAATATTCTAATTACCGGCGGAGCGGGATTCATCGGCTCAAGACTGGCCAATCATCTGGTCGCATCAGGTCATCGCGTTATCGTGCTCGATAACCTATCACCGCAGATCCACGGGGCAGAGCCAGAGTCCTCGCCCCTGTTCCGCAGCCTGGAGCGGCAAGTTGAATTCATTCGTGGCAGCGTCACTCAACGTGCCGATCTGATGCGCGCGCTGGCTGGCGTGGATACAGTGGTCCATCTGGCGGCGGAGACCGGGACTGGACAGTCCATGTATGCCATCCAGCATTATTCCGATGTCAACATCGGCGGCACCGCACTCCTGCTGGACGTGATCGCCAACGAGCGATTGCCGATCCGCAAAATCGTGGCGGCATCTTCGCGAGCCGTTTATGGTGAAGGGAGGTATTCGTGTCCGAAGCATGGCAATGTGTATCCGGCCTCGCGTGCCGCCGAAAGGATGGAAAAGGGAGATTTTTCCGTTTATTGTCCTCACTGTGGCACAGCGGCGGAAATGATCCCTACGGATGAGGAAACACCTGTGCACCCCGTCTCTGTTTATGGCATCACCAAACTGACGCAGGAGCAGATGGTGCTTACCGTGGGAAAATCACTGGGGATTTCCGCGATCACATTCCGCTATCAGAACGTATATGGTCCGGGGCAGTCCCTTTCCAATCCATATACCGGCATCCTTTCCATCTTCTCCACCCGGATACGCAACGGGAGTGGCATCAACATCTTCGAGGACGGGAAAGAGAGTCGTGACTTTGTGTTCATCGACGATGTGGTTCAGGCAACGGCGAAGGCTGTCGAGTATGAACAACCGTTGGCGGATGTGTTCAATGTGGGTTCGGGAGTGGCGACCGATGTGTTGACCATCGCCAACACCTTGCAGGCCTTGTTGGGTTCGGCGGTGCCAACTCAGGTGACCGGGCAATTCCGTTTGGGCGACATCCGTCATAACGTGGCCGATCTTGCCAAGGTGCGCCAGGTGCTTGGCTTCGAGCCCAGTGTCTCCATCGAGGAAGGACTTCGCCAATTCGTGGCCTGGGTCAAGGGCGAGCAGATACAAACAGACCGTTATGAAGAGAGCCTGAAAGAGCTCAAGGCGAAGGGACTGTTCAAGTGA
- a CDS encoding glycosyltransferase family 2 protein, protein MITVLTTVRNGMPFLAEAIDSIRAQEYKNFRHCIVDDGSSDGTADFLSQAANVDLTVIYTQPIGRGRALNLGVARSQSEFIAILDADDTAAPGWLAAMVGIMQSQPEVAVLSCSGMLSKEAMDSDKACKANAYQLSASMFLYRNPVHHSGTLIRKQALLEVGGYDETRDCLFDYELWVRLMKQGKQIWRVDNGYIFKRIHAGQHFERSNRLHYLLSSYRIRRNVCADLLGGKKAMIPALLFLYGLLPRWIRHWVYSRRNLGGSF, encoded by the coding sequence GTGATAACAGTACTGACAACCGTGCGGAATGGAATGCCATTTCTTGCCGAGGCCATCGACTCAATTCGTGCGCAGGAATATAAGAATTTCCGGCACTGCATCGTCGATGACGGTTCATCGGATGGAACGGCGGATTTCCTGTCGCAAGCGGCAAACGTGGACCTGACCGTTATCTATACCCAGCCCATAGGCAGAGGGCGCGCGCTTAATCTGGGTGTAGCGCGCAGCCAATCGGAATTCATCGCCATTCTGGACGCAGACGATACCGCTGCCCCCGGCTGGCTGGCGGCGATGGTCGGCATTATGCAAAGCCAGCCGGAGGTGGCGGTCTTGAGTTGCAGCGGGATGCTATCGAAAGAGGCAATGGACTCCGACAAGGCTTGCAAGGCTAATGCCTATCAACTTTCTGCGTCAATGTTCCTGTACCGCAATCCAGTGCATCATTCGGGTACTCTCATTCGCAAGCAGGCCTTGCTCGAAGTTGGTGGCTATGATGAGACTAGAGATTGTCTATTCGATTATGAGCTGTGGGTGCGACTGATGAAGCAGGGCAAGCAAATCTGGCGCGTTGATAATGGCTATATTTTCAAACGAATTCATGCGGGACAACATTTTGAGCGAAGCAACCGGCTCCACTATCTGTTGAGCAGCTATCGCATCCGTCGCAATGTTTGCGCTGATCTGCTCGGCGGTAAGAAAGCCATGATTCCGGCGTTGCTGTTTCTCTATGGCTTGTTGCCGCGCTGGATCAGACATTGGGTATATAGCCGGAGAAACCTTGGGGGATCGTTTTAA
- a CDS encoding glycosyltransferase, with the protein MNTSMHLSNIRIARISTVPFFVVAQLKHQLVELGLQGAQVTVIASDEPEMSLLRGLTGVRCMPIDIPRSISPWRDFKGLIHLYRFFMREHTQIAHSTTPKAGLLTALAAFLAGVPVRLHTFTGQPWATMHGLKRWLARTSDKLIGLLNTRCYTDSASQRQYLISQNIVKENKLFVIGTGSLAGVDTQRFDRKRFSSIQCAMLRKELDIPVSAPVVLFVGRITVDKGVHELIQAYAKIKTTGSDAHLVFVGRFDTESGVEGAILPRDIECLPDSHIVGYTDCPEKYFAIANILCLPSYREGFGTVVIEAASMGVPTVGTRIYGLTDAVEDGQTGLLVEPRDADKLADSLLNLLNDTSLRIMMGKAAMQRALALFDAQKVNLLVVNEYLALLRSAGILK; encoded by the coding sequence ATGAATACCTCCATGCATCTTTCAAATATTCGTATCGCTCGAATTTCGACAGTCCCATTTTTTGTGGTTGCACAGCTCAAGCACCAACTTGTTGAACTTGGCTTGCAGGGAGCACAGGTGACGGTTATCGCAAGTGATGAGCCCGAAATGTCTTTGCTACGCGGTCTGACTGGTGTGCGCTGCATGCCAATCGATATCCCACGATCAATCTCACCTTGGCGTGACTTTAAAGGGCTAATTCATCTGTATCGTTTTTTTATGCGTGAACATACTCAGATCGCGCACTCCACCACACCGAAGGCTGGGCTGTTAACTGCATTGGCGGCTTTCCTTGCGGGGGTTCCTGTCAGATTGCACACTTTTACGGGCCAACCTTGGGCAACGATGCATGGCCTTAAACGATGGTTAGCACGGACTAGCGACAAATTGATTGGCCTATTGAATACTCGCTGTTACACAGACAGCGCAAGCCAACGACAGTATCTGATTTCACAGAACATCGTGAAGGAAAACAAACTATTCGTCATTGGCACAGGCTCACTTGCAGGTGTCGATACCCAACGTTTTGATAGGAAGCGATTCTCAAGTATCCAATGTGCCATGTTACGAAAGGAATTGGACATACCTGTGAGTGCGCCAGTCGTGTTATTCGTGGGGCGCATTACGGTCGACAAGGGTGTACATGAATTAATTCAGGCCTATGCAAAAATCAAAACCACTGGCAGTGATGCACATCTGGTTTTCGTCGGACGTTTTGATACTGAGAGCGGTGTCGAAGGTGCAATCCTGCCACGTGACATTGAATGTCTTCCTGATTCGCATATTGTTGGATACACAGACTGTCCCGAAAAATATTTTGCAATAGCCAATATTTTGTGCTTGCCCAGTTATCGAGAAGGCTTTGGAACTGTGGTTATTGAAGCAGCGTCGATGGGCGTTCCAACAGTTGGCACAAGAATTTATGGACTAACTGATGCGGTGGAGGATGGTCAAACAGGCCTATTGGTAGAGCCACGAGATGCAGACAAACTTGCTGACTCCTTGCTGAATTTACTCAACGACACATCGCTCAGAATAATGATGGGAAAAGCAGCCATGCAGCGTGCATTGGCATTATTTGATGCTCAAAAAGTAAATTTACTGGTTGTGAATGAATATCTTGCGTTACTTCGTTCTGCAGGTATTTTGAAATGA
- a CDS encoding acyltransferase, translating to MSALLTRLFSKLYRICFAFFHGWKFQNVGVGAALFRPYRVDGGKEITIGAQTVFQRGTWLYCCGVDGRKAALSIGGGCAFGYNNHITAVGQVVIGDNVLTANNVYISDNLHDYEDVSIPIMHQRVRFKREVKIGDGSWIGENACVIGARVGKNCVIGANAVVTSDIPDYSVAVGVPATVIKQFDPQSKKWIALKA from the coding sequence ATGAGCGCACTACTGACGCGTCTCTTTTCCAAACTCTACAGGATATGTTTCGCTTTTTTTCATGGTTGGAAATTCCAAAACGTTGGCGTAGGTGCCGCTCTGTTTCGTCCATACCGGGTTGACGGTGGCAAGGAAATCACTATCGGCGCACAGACGGTTTTTCAACGCGGAACATGGCTGTATTGTTGCGGTGTAGACGGGCGAAAAGCTGCTTTGTCGATAGGAGGTGGGTGTGCGTTCGGCTATAACAACCATATCACTGCTGTCGGTCAGGTGGTGATCGGGGACAATGTGCTTACCGCGAACAACGTATACATTTCCGACAATCTTCACGACTACGAAGATGTCTCTATTCCCATCATGCATCAGCGAGTCAGATTCAAGCGAGAAGTGAAGATCGGTGATGGCAGTTGGATTGGTGAGAATGCCTGCGTCATCGGCGCGCGCGTTGGGAAGAATTGCGTTATCGGGGCCAACGCTGTCGTGACTTCGGACATCCCAGATTACTCGGTCGCTGTCGGTGTGCCCGCGACGGTAATCAAACAGTTCGACCCACAATCGAAGAAATGGATTGCACTGAAAGCTTGA
- a CDS encoding CatB-related O-acetyltransferase encodes MRRKFPTSVIYAGAVLDQASILDRHSVVFRDVTLVTSTLGAYSYVQSATAIFNAEIGPFCSIAGDVTIGLAMHPTHMVSTSPVFYDNEQPLPSFFTKSKQFTKNLPRTTIGADVWIGQGAMIKAGVLIGVGAVIGAGAVVTKDIPPYAVAIGCPGRVIRQRFPQDISERLLASCWWDLDDIVLERLAPFFADPAQFLDRLDAVK; translated from the coding sequence TTGCGCAGAAAATTTCCGACGAGCGTTATTTACGCGGGGGCAGTGCTGGATCAAGCCAGTATCCTAGATCGGCATTCCGTGGTTTTTCGCGATGTGACGCTGGTGACTTCGACACTGGGCGCATATAGCTACGTACAGTCCGCAACAGCCATATTCAACGCCGAGATCGGCCCATTCTGCTCTATTGCTGGAGATGTCACCATCGGGCTGGCAATGCATCCGACACATATGGTGAGTACCAGCCCCGTGTTCTACGACAATGAGCAACCGTTACCCAGTTTCTTCACCAAAAGCAAGCAATTCACCAAGAATCTTCCTCGCACTACGATAGGCGCGGATGTATGGATCGGACAAGGCGCGATGATCAAGGCGGGTGTGCTGATCGGGGTGGGCGCTGTCATTGGAGCGGGGGCTGTTGTGACCAAGGATATCCCGCCATATGCGGTGGCCATAGGCTGCCCCGGCCGCGTTATCCGGCAACGCTTCCCGCAGGATATATCCGAGAGATTGTTGGCATCTTGCTGGTGGGATCTGGACGACATAGTACTCGAACGATTGGCTCCATTCTTCGCCGATCCTGCACAGTTTCTCGATAGATTGGACGCAGTCAAATGA
- the asnB gene encoding asparagine synthase (glutamine-hydrolyzing), protein MCGIAGWIGPKLDVGEARRMIARLAHRGPDDEGDWQEGGVWLGQRRLSIVDLSPAGHQPMLSASGRYVVTFNGEIYNYPEIMAVLKGVGHSFRGHSDTEVMLAAFEEWGVEGALLRFNGMFAFAVWDRKERNLLLARDRMGEKPFYYAERDGEIAFASELSALWQLPWLDKTVDRAALAAYFRYLCVPAPATIVRGARKLRPGEMLKWKDGKSEISSYWSVRQATTNGLANPLAMSFKDAADELEELLRDAVRIRLRSDVPYGALLSGGIDSSLTVALMQQEAKQPVSTFTIGFKEKSHDESVFAREIASHIGTSHAEEILNAQDVIDLVPKIASLHDEPFADSSSIPTFLLSQFARRHVKVVLSGDGGDELFGGYPRYFWAGRIEHLRHRLTPQGAAMLGRTINSIPAALLNNADRYILGGKLGGANGLAMRAQRFGAYLMHPPTDVYDAIVSAWKRPAEILLGEFQENQMLSPQLERYADLPWAGGMMAVDQEHYLPDDILTKMDRASMAVALEARAPLLDHRLVEWAARVPLQYKLSPHGDTGKLLLREVLYRHVPQKLIDRPKMGFGMPVGSWLRKELRGWAEEMLTSSRLTNVGLNADAVIRVWQEHLARKNRLPEIWTVLMWVQWQEKWNAKL, encoded by the coding sequence ATGTGCGGCATCGCGGGATGGATAGGGCCGAAGCTGGATGTGGGCGAGGCAAGGCGCATGATTGCCCGGCTGGCGCATCGCGGGCCGGATGATGAGGGAGATTGGCAGGAGGGGGGGGTCTGGCTGGGTCAGCGCCGCCTGTCCATTGTCGATTTGTCGCCCGCTGGTCATCAGCCCATGCTTTCTGCTTCTGGGCGCTATGTGGTGACATTCAACGGTGAAATATACAACTACCCGGAAATCATGGCGGTGTTGAAAGGGGTCGGACATTCCTTCAGGGGGCATTCGGACACCGAAGTGATGCTGGCGGCATTCGAGGAATGGGGAGTGGAAGGGGCGCTGCTACGCTTTAACGGAATGTTCGCTTTTGCTGTCTGGGACCGGAAAGAGCGTAATCTGCTGCTTGCTCGCGACCGTATGGGAGAGAAGCCGTTTTACTACGCCGAGAGAGACGGTGAAATCGCGTTTGCCTCCGAGCTGTCCGCGCTGTGGCAATTGCCATGGCTGGACAAAACCGTGGATAGAGCAGCGCTGGCCGCGTACTTCCGCTATTTGTGCGTGCCGGCACCCGCGACGATAGTGCGCGGTGCGCGCAAGTTGCGTCCCGGCGAAATGCTCAAATGGAAAGATGGCAAAAGCGAAATTTCCTCCTACTGGAGTGTGCGCCAAGCCACCACCAATGGTTTGGCGAATCCGCTCGCCATGAGCTTCAAGGATGCGGCAGATGAACTGGAAGAACTGCTGCGCGACGCGGTCCGCATTCGTCTGCGCTCGGATGTGCCCTACGGGGCCTTGCTTTCCGGCGGCATAGATTCATCGCTGACGGTAGCACTGATGCAGCAGGAAGCCAAACAACCAGTTTCGACATTCACTATAGGCTTCAAGGAAAAGTCGCATGACGAATCGGTATTTGCGCGGGAGATCGCCAGCCATATCGGCACCAGCCACGCGGAAGAAATACTGAATGCGCAGGATGTCATAGATCTGGTACCCAAAATAGCTTCCCTGCATGACGAGCCTTTTGCCGACAGCAGCAGCATCCCGACTTTCCTGCTGTCGCAATTCGCGCGCCGCCACGTCAAGGTAGTGCTGTCCGGCGATGGAGGTGATGAACTTTTCGGCGGTTATCCGCGATATTTCTGGGCGGGACGGATCGAACATTTGCGCCACAGGCTGACACCGCAAGGGGCGGCAATGTTGGGGCGAACAATCAACAGCATTCCGGCGGCGCTGTTGAATAACGCAGATCGGTATATTCTGGGCGGCAAGCTGGGTGGCGCAAACGGGCTGGCGATGCGGGCGCAACGCTTCGGCGCATACCTGATGCACCCGCCGACGGATGTTTACGACGCTATCGTCTCGGCTTGGAAGCGGCCTGCCGAAATTTTGTTGGGTGAATTTCAGGAAAACCAGATGTTGTCTCCGCAACTGGAGCGATATGCGGATTTGCCTTGGGCGGGCGGCATGATGGCGGTGGATCAGGAACACTACTTGCCCGACGACATCCTCACCAAAATGGATAGAGCCTCGATGGCGGTAGCACTGGAAGCGCGCGCGCCGTTGCTCGACCATCGTCTGGTGGAGTGGGCGGCGCGCGTGCCGTTGCAGTACAAACTAAGCCCGCATGGCGACACTGGAAAACTGCTGCTGCGGGAAGTTCTATACCGCCATGTACCGCAAAAGCTGATAGATAGACCTAAAATGGGCTTCGGCATGCCGGTGGGATCATGGCTGAGAAAAGAGCTGCGCGGATGGGCGGAAGAAATGCTGACCAGCAGTCGGCTGACAAACGTCGGACTGAATGCCGATGCGGTGATTCGTGTGTGGCAAGAGCACCTTGCCAGAAAGAATCGTCTTCCAGAAATATGGACGGTGCTGATGTGGGTGCAGTGGCAGGAGAAGTGGAATGCCAAACTGTGA